A segment of the Serratia fonticola genome:
GAAAAGTAGCGCGGGCCCCGTTGGCTCAGGCACTGGAGGGAAAATAGAGCATTTGACGATGGTTGTGGTCACTCATGAGATCAATTTTGCCCGCGAGGCGGCCGATCGCGTGGTGTTTATGGATCAGGGATTTGTGGTTGAATCAGGAACACCTCAGCATGTACTGATGGCGCCGCAGCATGCACGTACACGGGCATTTCATCTGATATCAATGCAATAACCTGCCCGGCTTATCCGGTAAGTTTCCGGAGTATTTCACTCGATAAAAGGCACGTAGAGTTGACGTCGCCTCAATAGCGGCAATGAATCTCTCAATGCCGCTTGCCGGCGCTATTGTTTGGATAGCGTCTTCCGAAAATAATCTGAACGAAGATTCAGGACACAAAAAAACCGCCTCTCGGCGGTTACGACATTACTGCATATTGCTTTGATTATTCTTAGTTTATTTTCCTGGTACCCGGGGCGGGACTTGAACCCGCACAGCCATAAGCCGAGGGATTTTAAATCCCTTGTGTCTACCGATTTCACCACCCGGGCTCGGGAAAATTGGAGGCGCGTTCCGGAGTCGAACCGGACTAGACGGATTTGCAATCCGCTACATAACCGCTTTGTTAACGCGCCTTAATTCTATCTGCCTTTTCAGGCTAAAGCTCGTAAATCACCAGCTTTACTAAATTTGGAGCGGGAAACGAGACTCGAACTCGCGACCCCGACCTTGGCAAGGTCGTGCTCTACCAACTGAGCTATTCCCGCATTAATCAGAACTCACTGATTTTTTTCAATCTTTCGGCGATTCGTTGCTGCCGTCTGATGCGATGCATTCTACTTACCTGACGTGGTGAGTCAATAAAATTGTTGACCCACTTTGTTCGTTTGCCGATTTTTGCATCGCTTCGATCAAGGTTCCAGCAAATCCCTGCGCGCAGCGTTCAAATATTGGAACATAGACCAGAACGTCAGTACCGCGGCAATGTACAACAGCACGAACGCAACGTACTCAACGCTACGATCCGGACGCCATAACAACCCCACCAGAGACATCATCTGCGCGGTTGTTTTCACTTTGCCAATCCAGGAAACCGCTACGCTACTGCGCTTGCCAATTTCAGCCATCCATTCCCGCAGTGAGGAGATAATGATCTCACGGGCGATCATGGTGGCCGCCGGTAAGGTGATCCACCAGGTGTGATAGTGTTCCGCCACCAGCACCAGCGCTACCGCCACCATAACTTTATCGGCAACGGGATCCAGAAAAGCACCAAAACGGGTTGTTTGCTTCCAGCGACGGGCTAAAAAGCCGTCAAACCAGTCCGTTACAGCCGCAAACACAAAAATCACAGCGCACAGCATCGGGGCCCAAACGAATGGCAAATAAAACGCCAGAACGAAAAATGGGATCAAAACTACGCGAAACAGGGTAAGCCAAGTCGGTATATTCAATTGCATAATGCTATGGTAACTATCTGGCTGGAGTGGAAATTAAGAGTATGTTGCTACATTGCCCTCAGTGTTTCAATGCATTGTAGATCTTTTCTGCCAATGCTTGTGAAATACCCGGCACTTTTGCAATTTCCTCAACGCTAGCATTCAATAATGGTTGAAGTCCGCCCATATACTTCAACAGCACCTGACGCCGTTTTGGCCCAACACCTTCAATCAACTCCAAGGCGCTGGTGTTTTTGACTTTTGCACGCTTCTGACGATGGCCGGTGATCGCATGATTGTGTGAATCATCCCGAATATGTTGGATCACGTGTAAAGCCGGCGAATCTGGCGGCAACGAAATCCCCTCACCCTCCGGCACAAAGAACAATGTCTCCAGCCCGGCTTTGCGATCGCTACCTTTGGCAATACCTATCAGCAACGGTTTACTTTTATCCCAAGGCACGTTCAGCGCGTTAAATACGTCAATCGCCATCCCCAACTGCCCCTTGCCACCATCAATAAAGATCACGTCCGGGATTTTTTTCTCTTCTAACGCTTTGCCATAGCGCCGTTTCAGCACTTGCGCCATCGCCGCGTAATCATCGCCCGGCGTGATACCTGTAATATTGTAACGCCGATATTCCGAGCGCAATGGACCATTGTTGTCAAACACCACACAGGAGGCAACGGTCTGTTCTCCCATCGTGTGACTGATATCGAAACATTCCATCCGGTTAATCTCCGCCAGATTTAGCGTTTTTGCTAATTCCGCCAACCGCTGATGAATCGTTGATTGCTGAGAAAGTTTGGTCACCAGTGCCGTAGACGCGTTAGTGCGTGCCAGTTTCAAATAGCGAGCACGATCGCCACGCGGTTTGCTCTGGATCTGAATCTTGCGCCCAGCCAGTTCGCTTAGCGAATCCGCAAGCAGGTCTTTCTCCGGCAAGGTAAAGTCCAGCAAGATCTCAGCCGGTAGCGTCCGCATCTGGCTACCTTGCAAATAGAACTGCCCGACAAAAGTCTGCACGACCTCACTCAACTCTGTACCACCTGGTACTTTCGGGAAATAACTGCGGCTACCCAGCACCTTGCCCTGGCGAATAAACAAAACATGTACGCAAGCCATACCTGCATCAAAGGCGACGCCAATGACGTCAAGATCTTCACTGTTGCCCGAAACAAACTGTTTTTCCGTCACGCGGCGCACAGCCTGGATTTGATCGCGGATGCGTGCAGCCTCTTCAAAATTGAGCAGCTTGCTGGCGTTCTCCATACGTTCAATCAGTTGATGTAAAACCTGCTGATCCTTACCGGATAAAAACAGACGTACATAATCTACCTGCTGTCGATATTCTTCTTCACTCACCAATCCGGCAACACATGGCCCCAGACAGCGCCCTATCTGATATTGCAGACAAGGTCGGGAACGATTACGGTAGACGCTGTTTTCACATTGACGAATAGGAAACAGCTTTTGCAATAACGCCAGCGTTTCACGTACGGCATAAGAATTGGGAAACGGCCCAAAGTATTCGCCTTTGGCATGTTTGGCGCCGCGGTGCACTGATAACCGAGGGTGGCTATCCGCACTGAGAAATATTAAGGGATAAGACTTATCATCACGCAGAAGAACATTATATCGCGGCTGATACAACTTAATATAATTATGTTCCAGCAGAAGAGCTTCTGTTTCGGTATGTGTAACAGTAACGTCTATCTGCGCGATATTTTTGACTAGTGTTTCAGTTTTACGACTGCTGACCTGAGTGCGGAAATAGCTCGCAAGACGTTTTTTCAGGTCTTTAGCCTTACCAACATAAATCACCGTGCCAGCCATGTCATACATTCGGTAGACACCCGGCTGACTGGTTACGGTTTTGAGAAATGTCTGAGCATCAAAACGGTCACTCACTGCTTAACAAAGTCTCCGCATTGAACAACCCGTGCCGTATCGCCAAATGGGTCAATTCGACATCCCCGCTGATGTTCAGTTTGCTGAACATGCGGTAACGATAGCTATTCACCGTTTTAGGGCTAAGGTTCAACTGTTCTGAAATCTCATTCACCTTCTTCCCTTTGGTGATCATCAACATAATTTGCAGTTCGCGCTCAGATAAGGTGCTGAACGGGTTTTCTGCCTGGGGTTCCAGTTGGCTTAATGCCATTTGCTGCGCAATATCGGAAGCGATGTAACGCTGTCCGGCATGAACCGAACGAATAGCATTTACCACCTCTTGCGGCGCAGCCCCTTTGCTCAAATAACCAGCAGCACCAGCCTGCATCACCTTCGCAGGTAACGGATTCTCAGTATGAATGGTCAACATGATGACCTTGATATCGGGCGCATAACGAACAATCTTGCGGGTGGCTTCTAGCCCCCCAATACCCGGCATATTCATATCCATCAAAACGATATCAGCGGAGTTGCTGCGGCACCATTTAACGGCGTCTTCGCCGCATTGCGCTTCACCAACAACTTTTATGCCTTTGATATCTTCAAGAATGCGTCGTATCCCTGCGCGCACCAGTTCGTGGTCATCAACAAGAAGAACGCTAATCAAGGAAAATTCTCCAAAATAAGGGAGTAACGCAATCAATCAGCCTCTATCATCTAAACAGATATTACTTGGTTTTCAGCAAAGAATGAATACAGATTAATACTTACTCACGGTTTACTCTGCGAGACAGGCCAAATTTTTCCGCCCCCTTGTCTACTAAGGCGCGATTAATCCAGCCTATATCGGATAAAAATCCGCCACATCAATTAGGCGTAACAGAAACAATCTTCTCCATGATACGCCATTTTATCCCTTTTGGCGGTAAAATTAGTGCAAGTTATCGCAGCCTGCAATAAATAAAGATACTTGCCACTATCACTCATAAGCATATGAATTACAAAAAAATAACAAATGACAGTCATTCTCAAACACGCAGAATGCGCTGTAGCGAAACCATTATTCAGTATACCTAACCGTTGGAGGTATCGAAAAAGAGGTCTTATCAATTAAAATAACTGACTTGAATGTCAACAGCTTGCACACCAAATAGTTATTCACTCCTGCTCTATTGCCCGTAAATATTCTTCAATGTTGAAGCACGATAACCACCTGCCTCCCAACGTAACTCAAAATGAGTATAACGAATTTATTACAACGTTGCAGGCCAAACATACCGGCCATTTAATCCCGAATGAAACACTTATAAGCCCCCTCCTTCAACCATGCAAGGGACGCATGCTATGGTATAATCTCTGCCCAAAGACTTGTACTGCGGTTCTTTATGGTGAATTTTTATCCATAAAACCTGCATCAAAC
Coding sequences within it:
- the pgsA gene encoding CDP-diacylglycerol--glycerol-3-phosphate 3-phosphatidyltransferase translates to MQLNIPTWLTLFRVVLIPFFVLAFYLPFVWAPMLCAVIFVFAAVTDWFDGFLARRWKQTTRFGAFLDPVADKVMVAVALVLVAEHYHTWWITLPAATMIAREIIISSLREWMAEIGKRSSVAVSWIGKVKTTAQMMSLVGLLWRPDRSVEYVAFVLLYIAAVLTFWSMFQYLNAARRDLLEP
- the uvrC gene encoding excinuclease ABC subunit UvrC, whose translation is MSDRFDAQTFLKTVTSQPGVYRMYDMAGTVIYVGKAKDLKKRLASYFRTQVSSRKTETLVKNIAQIDVTVTHTETEALLLEHNYIKLYQPRYNVLLRDDKSYPLIFLSADSHPRLSVHRGAKHAKGEYFGPFPNSYAVRETLALLQKLFPIRQCENSVYRNRSRPCLQYQIGRCLGPCVAGLVSEEEYRQQVDYVRLFLSGKDQQVLHQLIERMENASKLLNFEEAARIRDQIQAVRRVTEKQFVSGNSEDLDVIGVAFDAGMACVHVLFIRQGKVLGSRSYFPKVPGGTELSEVVQTFVGQFYLQGSQMRTLPAEILLDFTLPEKDLLADSLSELAGRKIQIQSKPRGDRARYLKLARTNASTALVTKLSQQSTIHQRLAELAKTLNLAEINRMECFDISHTMGEQTVASCVVFDNNGPLRSEYRRYNITGITPGDDYAAMAQVLKRRYGKALEEKKIPDVIFIDGGKGQLGMAIDVFNALNVPWDKSKPLLIGIAKGSDRKAGLETLFFVPEGEGISLPPDSPALHVIQHIRDDSHNHAITGHRQKRAKVKNTSALELIEGVGPKRRQVLLKYMGGLQPLLNASVEEIAKVPGISQALAEKIYNALKH
- the uvrY gene encoding UvrY/SirA/GacA family response regulator transcription factor; the protein is MISVLLVDDHELVRAGIRRILEDIKGIKVVGEAQCGEDAVKWCRSNSADIVLMDMNMPGIGGLEATRKIVRYAPDIKVIMLTIHTENPLPAKVMQAGAAGYLSKGAAPQEVVNAIRSVHAGQRYIASDIAQQMALSQLEPQAENPFSTLSERELQIMLMITKGKKVNEISEQLNLSPKTVNSYRYRMFSKLNISGDVELTHLAIRHGLFNAETLLSSE